A section of the Suncus etruscus isolate mSunEtr1 chromosome X, mSunEtr1.pri.cur, whole genome shotgun sequence genome encodes:
- the LOC125998965 gene encoding casein kinase II subunit alpha-like has translation MSEQSLTVLPSRARVYADINTNRPREYWDYESYEVQWGNLRDYELGKRIGSGSYSKVFEAVKIETNEKFAMKILSPILEEQVKCEIKILENLRNGPNIINLTAVVRNPASGTPGLVFEYINNFDHTYLYPRLTGYDIRYYTYEILKALDYCHSMGIMHRDLKPENILIDHEQRKLRLIDWGMSQFYHPGEVYNSNVVTRYFKGPELLAAYEMYDYSLDMWSLGCILAGMIFQKDPFFHGRNNEDQLLKIVTTLGTGRFYEYLDKYNIKLSNRLLRTLGRHARIDWFHFISNENSHLVNTEAFDLLDKVLQYDPQYRLTAKEAMEHPYFSDVVKNQAKGSGKSQVPESTTPAVSDPAEPEPSLAPGPSTSEPVAGTPVLEVSLAPETSIAPEISVAPELSIAPEISIAPEISIAPETSIAPETSIAPETSIAPETSIAPETSIAPETSIAPEISIATDTSIGPENSASSISKMQN, from the coding sequence ATGTCTGAACAGTCTCTTACGGTCTTGCCAAGCAGAGCTAGAGTCTATGCAGATATTAATACAAACCGACCCAGAGAATATTGGGATTATGAATCCTATGAGGTGCAATGGGGCAATCTACGTGACTATGAACTGGGTAAAAGAATTGGCTCTGGAAGCTATAGTAAAGTTTTTGAAGCTGTCAAAattgaaacaaatgaaaagttTGCTATGAAAATCCTCAGCCCAATCCTAGAGGAACAAGTCAAGTGTGAAATAAAGATTTTGGAGAATTTGCGAAATGGCCCCAACATCATAAATCTGACAGCTGTTGTGAGAAATCCTGCCTCAGGTACCCCCGGCTTGGTCTTTGAATACATAAACAATTTCGATCATACGTACTTGTACCCAAGATTAACAGGCTATGATATACGGTATTACACATACGAGATTCTGAAAGCTTTGGATTACTGTCATAGCATGGGAATCATGCACCGAGACCTCAAACCCGAAAACATCTTGATTGATCACGAGCAAAGAAAGCTGAGGTTAATTGACTGGGGAATGTCACAATTTTATCATCCTGGCGAAGTCTATAATTCTAATGTAGTTACCCGATATTTCAAAGGCCCTGAACTGCTGGCAGCGTATGAGATGTATGACTACAGTTTGGATATGTGGAGCCTGGGGTGCATCCTGGCAGGCATGATCTTTCAGAAAGACCCATTTTTTCATGGTCGTAATAACGAAGACCAGCTCCTGAAGATAGTCACCACTCTTGGAACAGGTCGCTTTTATGAGTATCTTGACAAATACAATATCAAGTTAAGTAACCGTCTCCTGCGGACTTTGGGCAGGCACGCCCGCATTGATTGGTTTCACTTCATTAGCAATGAAAATAGCCACCTTGTTAATACAGAAGCCTTTGATCTCCTGGATAAGGTGCTCCAGTACGACCCTCAGTATAGGCTTACTGCCAAAGAGGCCATGGAGCATCCCTATTTCTCAGATGTCGTGAAGAACCAGGCTAAAGGATCTGGTAAATCTCAAGTTCCAGAGAGCACTACACCTGCCGTCAGTGACCCTGCTGAGCCAGAGCCTTCTTTAGCACCAGGGCCTTCAACCTCTGAGCCCGTGGCTGGTACACCAGTACTTGAGGTCTCGTTAGCCCCTGAGACTTCCATAGCCCCTGAGATCTCCGTAGCCCCTGAGCTCTCCATAGCCCCTGAGATCTCCATAGCCCCTGAGATCTCCATAGCCCCTGAGACTTCCATAGCCCCTGAGACTTCCATAGCCCCTGAGACTTCCATAGCCCCTGAGACCTCCATAGCTCCTGAGACCTCCATAGCCCCTGAGACTTCCATAGCACCTGAGATCTCCATAGCCACTGACACTTCCATAGGCCCTGAGAATTCTGCTTCATCTATATCCAAAATGCAGAATTAA